The following coding sequences are from one Clupea harengus unplaced genomic scaffold, Ch_v2.0.2, whole genome shotgun sequence window:
- the LOC122131143 gene encoding tubulin alpha-8 chain-like → MRECISIHVGQAGVQIGNACWELYCLEHGLQPDGTVAGDQQTLTDSSFGTFFSDTGAGKYVPRSIFVDLEPTVIDEIRNGPYRQLYHPEQLITGKEDAANNYARGHYTIGKEIVDPVLDRIRKMADQCTGLQGFLIFRSFGGGTGSGFASLLMERLSVDYGKKSKLEFSVYPAPQVSTAVVEPYNSILTTHTTLEHSDCSFMVDNEAIFDICKRNLDVERPSYNNLNRLVAQIVSSITASLRFDGALNVDLTEFQTNLVPYPRIHFPLVTYSPIISAEKAYHEQLSVSEITNACFEPANQMVKCDPRRGKYMACCVLYRGDVVPKDVNAAIAAIKSRRSIQFVDWCPTGFKVGINYQPPTVVPGGDLAKVQRAVCMLSNTTAIAEAWARLDHKFDLMYAKRAFVHWYVGEGMEEGEFSEAREDMAALEKDYEEVGADSAEEFEDEEEEY, encoded by the exons ATG AGGGAGTGCATTTCTATCCATGTTGGCCAAGCTGGTGTGCAGATTggcaatgcatgctgggaattGTATTGCTTGGAACATGGCCTCCAGCCAGATGGAACTGTTGCTGGAGACCAGCAGACTCTAACGGACTCCtcctttggcacattttttagTGACACTGGTGCTGGGAAGTATGTTCCTAGGTCAATATTTGTTGACTTGGAGCCAACAGTGATTG ATGAGATCCGTAATGGGCCCTACCGTCAGCTGTACCACCCGGAGCAGCTGATTACTGGTAAAGAGGATGCAGCCAACAACTACGCTCGTGGCCACTACACCATAGGAAAGGAAATTGTGGATCCCGTCTTGGACCGAATTCGCAAAATG GCAGACCAGTGCACAGGTCTTCAGGGATTCCTCATCTTCCGCAGCTTTGGAGGTGGAACTGGCTCTGGCTTTGCCTCCCTGTTGATGGAACGTCTGTCGGTAGACTACGGCAAGAAGTCCAAGCTGGAGTTCTCTGTCTACCCTGCTCCGCAGGTGTCCACTGCTGTAGTGGAGCCCTACAACTCCATCCTGACCACCCACACCACTCTAGAGCACTCTGACTGTTCCTTCATGGTGGACAACGAAGCCATTTTTGACATTTGCAAGCGCAACCTGGACGTTGAGCGTCCCTCCTACAACAATCTGAATCGCCTCGTTGCCCAGATCGTCTCGTCCATCACTGCATCTCTGCGCTTTGATGGTGCTCTGAATGTGGATCTCACAGAGTTCCAGACAAACCTTGTGCCATACCCCCGCATCCACTTCCCCCTGGTCACCTACTCTCCAATAATCTCTGCAGAGAAGGCTTACCATGagcagctgtctgtgtctgagatcACAAATGCTTGTTTtgagccagccaatcagatggtGAAGTGTGACCCAAGGCGTGGCAAGTACATGGCCTGCTGCGTGCTCTACCGTGGGGATGTGGTGCCCAAAGATGTCAACGCCGCCATTGCCGCCATCAAGAGCCGCCGTTCCATCCAGTTTGTAGACTGGTGCCCCACCGGCTTCAAGGTGGGCATCAACTACCAGCCTCCAACAGTGGTGCCAGGTGGTGACTTGGCCAAGGTGCAGAGGGCCGTGTGTATGCTGAGCAACACTACTGCTATCGCTGAGGCCTGGGCTCGTCTGGACCATAAGTTTGACCTGATGTACGCCAAGAGGGCCTTTGTGCACTGGTATGTGGGTGAGGGCATGGAGGAAGGGGAGTTCAGTGAGGCCAGGGAAGACATGGCTGCTTTGGAGAAGGACTATGAAGAAGTTGGGGCAGATTCAGCAGAGGAAtttgaggacgaggaggaggagtactGA